The Arachis ipaensis cultivar K30076 chromosome B07, Araip1.1, whole genome shotgun sequence genomic interval tattttgatttttgaggaAAAGATGGAGAGCAAAGATATTTTATTggtgcttttttttattttaataaaaaaattcctTATTTACTTATTGTAAGAATTACGTTTCCGCATATTATGAACAAATCAACTTTAGTCTATGTGAAATAGAATGGATTTATTCACAATTTTGCAGCACTTCAAACTTTCTTTTTACCTTAATTTTGTTGTCTAAACCTGTGAAAATACGTTACTtcataagtgaaaaataatacacaaaaatgcattttttctttttattaaaataattagtataTAAANNNNNNNNNNNNNNNNNNNNNNNNNtaattaacttatttttaattagaAGAATCTATCTACCTTGTATACCTTGTGGACACAAAACTTTtgatatctaatttttatttacaattaaGTCCTCCTTTTAATATACAGTTTTATTATATAAACTCGGTACATTTTAATGTAATGTGTGCAATAGTTAAATGTATGataaatattttacttttttacTAAAAAGTGTCGGATTTCATCTTGTATTTACAAGTtcgaagagaaagaaaagaaaaagaaaaatttggagaaaaggaaaagaaagtagagggaaaacttaaaatttttaaaaccctTCTTGACTTCTTGTTGTGTAGATCAGTAGATGAGATAATTGTAGAAACTTTATCAAAGTTTGATGGTCTCAAGTCTCTATTGTCTGGCAACCTATAAGAACTAGAGCAATTCAGTAGACAACCTAAAAAAAGGGAAAAGCACACAACAAAATTGCTTTGCACAACATTGGAAACCACCACAGCAACAACCGTGAAAATTTGGATTACCCAGGTTCAAGAATAACATGTTTCTCCTGTTATGTAGTTATGTAGNNNNNNNNNNNNNNNNNNNNNNNNNNNNNNNNNNNNNNNNTCATTTTttttacacaaaaaaaaaaaaaaaaagattgctATGTATGTATTCTTGTCCATGCTTCTCACAAGTATCTATCAGTATACAACCTAGTGCAGATGTACTACTACATATAAACTCAGCAAATGTAGAAGGAAATTCCCATGTAACATATCTGTAGGTATGTTATGTTCTTTttttacaaaaaagaaaaaaagattgcTATGTATGTATTCTTGTCCATGCTTCTCACAAGTATCTATCAGTAGACAACCTAGTGCAAATGTACCACTGTATATAAACTCTGCAAATGTAGAAGGAAATTCCTATACAACATATCTGTAGGTAACATATCTGCCTGCAGTCTCGCTTGGCTTGATTATCTTGACAACTTGTCCGGGCTTCAGTCCGTAATATCTTGCAACAGGGTCATCCACCTGGATTTTAGGTAGCTGAGGCAGCCCCATAAAAGAATATTAGGATTCAAGCAGCATTTTTAGAGTGATATCCTGATCACTGAAACAGTAGACAGCATTTTTATCTTCATACAACAAAGGTTAGCTAGAAAGTCAAAAATTAACATTACTTGAATCCCTTCCACAGTGTATTTCTCAAGCAAAGCGTTCTTTTCTGCATCGGTGAGTACTTGATGTACAGGGACAAGGTGGTGCTCTGTTACGTTGAACAGAAGTTCGTTTTCCTGTATCATCAACGGGTATTCTTATAAAACGAAAATGCATATGAAGCAGTAAGCTATAAAGAATACAAACAGACCAAAGCAACCATATCTGCAGCACCGAAACCTACTAACTACGAAAGacaatggaaaaaaaaaattgaaaatcttAACCATTTTAAAGTATAAATAAAGCactatgtattttgatttttgcACATATATCTCTTGGTAAAAACTTCCAATCACAAGATCAAAAGTAAAGCATATGGATAATCTGAACTGTCATTAATTATCCCTATGCTTATAAAACTAAAaaacataaaagaacaaaagtTTCTAAGTATAAAATCCTATGATTTATTTAACAATGACTAGTGTATTCCAAATTCAATACAAACTATTGCAGATACTGAATATCAAAATTACGGGGAAAAAAAAAGCAGGCAGGAAAACCTGGAAAACGTCCCAGTGAAATTGGGAAGAAATTTCAGTGATACTTCTTTCGGCAAACTCTGTTATCTTCTCTTGACAAACCAAGATTGCATTAAAAACTTTCTGAGAGTGCATGCGCTTGGTGTAGGCTTTTATTTCTCCGACGCCAACCTTGCGCTTGCTGGGGAAGAAGACATAGATCTGCTCAGAAGGATTGTCTTTCTTGCATTTGTTGATAACAAGATCTTCCCTATCCTTTCCCACGAAGTTGTCAAATTCTTTCTTGAACTCTTCTATAGTATTGTTGATCTCAAGATCACTAACGAGGTAACCCCTATCCCTCAGCATTTGCAGCACCGTCTTCCTGATTCTATAGAGGTTCTTGATTTCATCTTCGGACAGAaccatccttcttcttcttcctctatcaCCAGCAAACAAACAACGAATTATAAAGCACATTGCAGCAAACATAACGTAGCCAGATTTTTGAAAATGTTCAGAAAGAATTCCCAAAATGCAGAAAGAAAAAAGGGGAAAACTGTTCCTGCACAATAACTATTAACGAATACGATAATTTGAGAAGAATGTAAATGGATTATACCAGAAACAGATAAATCTTTCATCAATAAATCACTCAAACCCTAAGTAAGCAAAAACTTCATAATTAAGTTAACAAATAAGGATgaaaatgcaaatgcaaatgcgtCTTACCAAATAGAAGTGTGTAACGCTAAACTGTACGGTGGAGAAGCCAAGCCACAGAATGCGCAGAGGTATATGTTGTtgctgagagagagagagagagagagagagagagagagagagttattgAGTCTGTTAATAGTTTGTTAAGCTTAAGTATCATAGTTTGTTAGAGGTTAGTGAGTTAGTTAACCCTTTCAGTTACGGGGTTTAAGAAgggttttttctttctttctttctttctgggGAGAGCAGAATTGGAGAAATGTTTTGGCGGGAAAGCAGGGGGCGTAGTGTAATTTCACAATAACAAGATAACGCTATAATAATCTGGATAATTTTTAGTTAGAGTTTTTGAGTTAcaattatgttttttttaatgCAGTTTTATTAGCAAAATTTTCCAAAATGCAGGAATTTTGATGGAAATTGTCTCAAATAGAAGGTCAAAACTCGTAAATTTCAATCTCTCCTAACGTCACGATTATATTCTCGTCATTCTCCTTTTCACTAGTGCGTGATTGTATATTTGTATGTTGtaataattttctatttttttaattttttattaaaatttttatataaatgatcaatataaaaaaatgaaaaatggaaTTCGAGAGAATGCAAATCCACATGAAATGAGAATGGGGCAATATTCTCCCATAACAAAGATTGGAATGGGCACAAAAACAAATTCAGGAATAGAGACGGAGCGGGAAGATATCTCTCGCTCCCACCATAACTTGCTCTGTTACCATTCCTAATAAATAGAGTTTAAGCTTGTTCAACTAATATTTTCAATTAAAATTGTATATATCTATTTGTAAAAATAGAAAATACATgtctaaaaatataattattaatttattttatatttaaattatttttaaataataaaataaaaacatatatttcattattaaaaatactaatgtCAAAATGATATTTATTATAAAGAATATAGACGTAACGAGATTGACAAAAATATATTGCTATCACAACAAAAAGTGGTATTTTTCtatacttaaaattttaagtCAATTTTAAAACTCTATACCAAGTTGTTTTACCAACAGAGAATTTAatcattttgttttttttttggtgacttaatcATTTTGTTATTTGACTGTGGATACCTGTgttatgaaaaaaataattattaattcaatATCTAAAAAATTTNNNNNNNNNNNNNNNNNNNNNNNNNNNNNNNNNNNNNNNNNNNNNNNNNNNNNNNNNNNNNNNNNNNNNNNNNNNNNNNNNNNNNNNNNNNNNNNNNNNNNNNNNNNNNNNNNNNNNNNNNNNNNNNNNNNNNNNNNNNNNNNNNNNNNNNNNNNNNNNNNNNNNNNNNNNNNNNNNNNNNNNNNNNNNNNNNNNNNNNNNNNNNNNNNNNNNNNNNNNNNNNNNNNNNNNNNNNNNNNNNNNNNNNNNNNNNNNNNNNNNNNNNNNNNNNNNNNNNNNNNNNNNNNNNNNNNNNNNNNNNNNNNNNNNNNNNNNNNNNNNNNNNNNNNNNNNNNNNNNNNNNNNNNNNNNNNNNNNNNNNNNNNNNNNNNNNNNNNNNNNNNNNNNNNNNNNNNNNNNNNNNNNNNNNNNNNNNNNNNNNNNNNNNNNNNNNNNNNNNNNNNNNNNNNNNNNNNNNNNNNNNNNNNNNNNNNNNNNNNNNNNNNNNNNNNNNNNNNNNNNNNNNNNNNNNNNNNNNNNNNNNNNNNNNNNNNNNNNNNNNNNNNNNNNNNNNNNNNNNNNNNNNNNNNNNNNNNNNNNNNNNNNNNNNNNNNNNNNNNNNNNNNNNNNNNNNNNNNNNNNNNNNNNNNNNNNNNNNNNNNNNNNNNNNNNNNNNNNNNNNNNNNNNNNNNNNNNNNNNNNNNNNNNNNNNNNNNNNNNNNNNNNNNNNNNNNNNNNNNNNNNNNNNNNNNNNNNNNNNNNNNNNNNNNNNNNNNNNNNNNNNNNNNNNNNNNNNNNNNNNNNNNNNNNNNNNNNNNNNNNNNNNNNNNNNNNNNNNNNNNNNNNNNNNNNNNNNNNNNNNNNNNNNNNNNNNNNNNNNNNNNNNNNNNNNNNNNNNNNNNNNNNNNNNNNNNNNNNNNNNNNNNNNNNNNNNNNNNNNNNNNNNNNNNNNNNNNNNNNNNNNNNNNNNNNNNNNNNNNNNNNNNNNNNNNNNNNNNNNNNNNNNNNNNNNNNNNNNNNNNNNNNNNNNNNNNNNNNNNNNNNNNNNNNNNNNNNNNNNNNNNNNNNNNNNNNNNNNNNNNNNNNNNNNNNNNNNNNNNNNNNNNNNNNNNNNNNNNNNNNNNNNNNNNNNNNNNNNNNNNNNNNNNNNNNNNNNNNNNNNNNNNNNNNNNNNNNNNNNNNNNNNNNNNNNNNNNNNNNNNNNNNNNNNNNNNNNNNNNNNNNNNNNNNNNNNNNNNNNNNNNNNNNNNNNNNNNNNNNNNNNNNNNNNNNNNNNNNNNNNNNNNNNNNNNNNNNNNNNNNNNNNNNNNNNNNNNNNNNNNNNNNNNNNNNNNNNNNNNNNNNNNNNNNNNNNNNNNNNNNNNNNNNNNNNNNNNNNNNNNNNNNNNNNNNNNNNNNNNNNNNNNNNNNNNNNNNNNNNNNNNNNNNNNNNNNNNNNNNNNNNNNNNNNNNNNNNNNNNNNNNNNNNNNNNNNNNNNNNNNNNNNNNNNNNNNNNNNNNNNNNNNNNNNNNNNNNNNNNNNNNNNNNNNNNNNNNNNNNNNNNNNNNNNNNNNNNNNAATATCACAAAAATTAAACCGGccttagtcaccaaaaaaaaaaaaccggccttttaaatttttattgaatcaaattggGAAGTTCCAGTAGAAAAAAAACTGGATAGTATCCAGTGTTTAATCTCATCTTTCAttattctctctctcctctttaattTTGGTCCCATTTGTAGAATTAAGAGTGagaaatcacactttattctctcaagtgttaaaaaaactGGAGAAGATCCATTTCCTATATCTAATTTAAATAGGTAAATAACAGATGAATGTAACCATGGAAAACCAACGCAACTATTCAATACAAAAATGGTACGTGGCTATAACTACTATCATTTACCACGCAAGTTCTTACTCTTAAATTTCTCAATGAAACAAGCATTGTAACCTGCTATTTTTCGgagattaaattgtattttttttttttgtattttcttccaAAAAGACCAACTCATAACACTTGACACGAATAAGACGAATCAGCAACACTGCATATCCATGTAGCAGTTCAACATAAATATCCATAATCCATATTTCTTTTTTATCACACTGTAACATGAAAGTTTCTACAAATTaatatcttttcttttccattttctccccttttttaTATGACTAGGAATCTAGGATGTAGGTTGCCAATTTCTTACCCAATCCGTCAAAGTTGAAACATTTCTATTAATATCTTCAATGGTGTCACTCTTCATAGCAATCACTCTGTCCTCTGGGTAACTTTCTTTAGCTTCCTCAAGTAGAACTTGAAAGATTTCACATTCTATGTTGTTAGAAAGCTTTGATTCATTGTAACCTCTGTCACAAAGATGAAGGAAGTGAATTTGATGAAACACCCTAGCAAAAATAGCAAATATCAACATTCAATAAGTGCTTCCCTACCTCCTACTCAAGCGGTCATACAGAACGGTGTTATCAGTTTGAAGTACAACAACGCAATCAAACCATCGCTCAGGGAAGAAATCACACCCATGATAATCCACTATATTTCCCCCTTCTTCCATTTGATCCTCAAGCTCATCACAGACCTTAAAAACCAAGCAAGGAAACACAATATGATGAGAAATGCATTAGCACTGAGGATAACATGAAAAAATGGTTCATATAACTCGAAACTACCAAAGATCTTAGTACCGAATAGGACATGTATATTCCTATGCTTAATACCAAATCTATAGGAAAATTCTCAAGAATTGCTA includes:
- the LOC107608923 gene encoding DNA-directed RNA polymerases II and IV subunit 5A-like, giving the protein MVLSEDEIKNLYRIRKTVLQMLRDRGYLVSDLEINNTIEEFKKEFDNFVGKDREDLVINKCKKDNPSEQIYVFFPSKRKVGVGEIKAYTKRMHSQKVFNAILVCQEKITEFAERSITEISSQFHWDVFQENELLFNVTEHHLVPVHQVLTDAEKNALLEKYTVEGIQLPKIQVDDPVARYYGLKPGQVVKIIKPSETAGRYVTYRYVV
- the LOC107608924 gene encoding adenylate kinase isoenzyme 6 homolog, with product MVEESGRRKRPNILVTGTPGTGKTTTCTALAEATQLRHINVGDLVRDKNLHDGWDDELDCFVLNEDLVCDELEDQMEEGGNIVDYHGCDFFPERWFDCVVVLQTDNTVLYDRLSRRGYNESKLSNNIECEIFQVLLEEAKESYPEDRVIAMKSDTIEDINRNVSTLTDWVRNWQPTS